One Deinococcus radiopugnans ATCC 19172 DNA segment encodes these proteins:
- a CDS encoding gluconate 2-dehydrogenase subunit 3 family protein has translation MTVGEREAILALLNSPHVTAPTRRALLERLDARYARQFFDEAEFGRLRALSVRLVPHDPAEMDLAGTVDHRLHSGVGDGWRYADAPPDGEAYRALLAALPEGFEALGGEAQDAAIPSIQSSHPYAFEDLLAELTEAFMAHPLTQYRFGYAGFADAPEWPRVGPNELEPREVAYGPR, from the coding sequence GTGACGGTGGGAGAGAGGGAAGCCATCCTCGCCCTGCTGAATTCTCCGCATGTCACGGCTCCGACGCGGCGGGCGTTGCTGGAACGGCTGGACGCCCGGTACGCGCGTCAGTTTTTTGACGAGGCTGAGTTCGGGCGGTTGCGTGCCCTGTCTGTGCGCCTCGTGCCCCATGACCCGGCCGAGATGGATCTGGCCGGCACGGTGGATCACCGCCTGCACAGCGGCGTGGGCGACGGCTGGCGCTACGCCGACGCGCCGCCGGACGGGGAGGCGTACCGGGCGCTGCTGGCCGCGTTGCCGGAAGGTTTTGAGGCTTTGGGTGGAGAGGCGCAGGACGCCGCCATCCCATCTATTCAGTCCTCCCACCCGTACGCCTTTGAAGACCTGCTGGCCGAGCTGACCGAGGCGTTCATGGCCCACCCGCTGACGCAGTACCGCTTCGGCTACGCGGGTTTTGCGGACGCCCCGGAGTGGCCGCGCGTCGGCCCCAACGAGCTGGAACCCCGCGAGGTGGCGTATGGCCCCCGCTAA
- a CDS encoding alpha/beta fold hydrolase, whose translation MRPTVLVHGFGTSRHVWRRVLEGVDALAVDLIGFGDAAEAGRAGQTVEEMAQALAATLRGAGAGPSRVVAHSMGGKVALLLAARHPELVSELLLIAPSPPTPEPMEPEGRAKLRAAYGNRDALTAQYHDITHQSIPERDFGQLIADGLRASHDAWNAWTDVGSREDISGELGGLKLPITVLYSEDDPAISPDTIRSEVLARLPGARAVPIHGSGHLIPLEDPQAVLRLLAAKETP comes from the coding sequence ATGAGGCCAACGGTTCTCGTGCACGGTTTCGGCACCTCGCGCCACGTCTGGCGGCGGGTGCTGGAGGGGGTGGATGCGCTGGCCGTCGATCTGATTGGTTTCGGGGACGCGGCGGAGGCGGGCCGGGCCGGGCAGACGGTGGAGGAGATGGCGCAGGCATTGGCTGCAACCCTGCGTGGGGCGGGTGCGGGGCCGTCCCGTGTGGTGGCGCATTCGATGGGCGGGAAGGTGGCCCTCCTGCTGGCCGCCCGACACCCTGAACTCGTGTCCGAGCTGCTGCTGATCGCCCCCTCGCCCCCCACGCCCGAACCGATGGAACCGGAAGGGCGGGCCAAGCTGCGCGCCGCCTACGGGAACCGCGACGCCCTGACCGCCCAGTACCACGACATCACCCATCAGTCCATCCCCGAACGGGACTTCGGGCAACTGATCGCTGACGGCCTGCGCGCCAGCCACGACGCCTGGAACGCCTGGACGGACGTGGGCAGCCGCGAGGACATTTCCGGCGAACTGGGCGGCCTGAAGTTGCCCATCACCGTCCTGTATTCAGAAGATGATCCGGCCATCTCGCCCGACACCATCCGTTCGGAAGTGCTGGCGCGGCTGCCGGGGGCCAGGGCGGTGCCCATCCACGGCAGCGGCCACCTGATTCCGCTGGAAGACCCGCAGGCGGTGCTGAGGCTGCTGGCGGCAAAGGAGACACCATGA
- a CDS encoding GMC family oxidoreductase, whose protein sequence is MAPANALPTDLDVLVIGTGAGGAPLLARLAGAGLKVAALEAGVRHPPEGIATDEVAQAGIFWLDERLSAGNDPVSFGRNNSGRGVGGSTLHYTAYTPRAQPDDLKLKTEFGVGEDWPLEFAELEPYYDELEYFLGVSGPAEYPWGPPRQRAYRHPPLPLNGAARLMQKACAEIGMKTSPAANAALSRPQEQPGYGTRHTCTNRGFCQAGCSVGAKASMDVTFLALAEFHGARIVDGAQVTALTVKGGRVTGAEFMRGDEVEHLSAKTVILAAGAVETPRLLLMNGLANSSGQVGRNFMAHVGVQVWGQVEDDLRPYKGIPGGLISEDTHRVPGLVGGYLLQSLGVMPVTYATQYARGTLKWGPELVRHLSGYNHVAGINVLGECLPYEHNYLELSDELDARGLPKPRVHFSFGENEKRMTAHAEALMRDLWGRIGARDVWALPRAAHTLGTARMGRDPETSVVNPVGRSHDIENLWICDNSTYPSSLSVNPALTQMALSLRTADALLDGLKQA, encoded by the coding sequence ATGGCCCCCGCTAACGCCCTGCCCACCGATCTGGACGTGCTGGTCATCGGCACCGGGGCGGGAGGCGCACCGCTGCTGGCGCGGTTGGCGGGGGCGGGCCTGAAGGTGGCGGCCCTGGAAGCGGGCGTGCGTCATCCGCCCGAGGGGATCGCCACCGATGAAGTCGCACAGGCGGGCATTTTCTGGCTGGACGAGCGGCTGTCGGCGGGCAACGATCCCGTCTCCTTTGGGCGCAACAACAGCGGGCGCGGGGTGGGGGGCAGCACGCTGCACTACACCGCCTACACGCCGCGCGCCCAGCCGGACGACTTGAAACTGAAAACCGAGTTCGGCGTGGGCGAGGACTGGCCGCTGGAATTTGCCGAGCTGGAGCCGTACTACGACGAGCTGGAATACTTTCTGGGCGTCTCCGGCCCCGCCGAATACCCGTGGGGGCCGCCGCGCCAGCGGGCCTACCGCCACCCGCCGCTGCCGCTGAACGGGGCCGCCCGCCTGATGCAGAAAGCCTGCGCCGAGATCGGCATGAAAACCTCGCCCGCCGCCAACGCCGCCCTGAGCCGCCCGCAGGAGCAGCCCGGCTACGGCACGCGCCACACCTGTACCAACCGAGGCTTTTGCCAGGCGGGCTGTTCGGTGGGCGCGAAGGCCAGCATGGACGTGACGTTTCTGGCGCTGGCCGAATTCCACGGCGCGCGGATCGTGGACGGCGCGCAGGTCACGGCGCTGACGGTGAAGGGCGGGCGCGTGACCGGCGCGGAATTCATGCGCGGCGACGAGGTGGAACACCTTTCCGCCAAAACCGTCATTCTTGCCGCCGGAGCGGTAGAAACGCCACGCCTGCTGCTGATGAACGGCCTCGCCAACAGCAGCGGGCAGGTGGGGCGCAACTTCATGGCGCATGTGGGCGTGCAGGTTTGGGGACAGGTGGAGGATGACCTGCGCCCGTACAAGGGCATTCCCGGCGGCCTGATCAGCGAGGACACCCACCGCGTCCCCGGTTTGGTCGGCGGCTACCTGCTGCAATCGCTGGGCGTGATGCCCGTGACCTACGCCACCCAGTACGCACGCGGCACGCTGAAGTGGGGGCCGGAACTGGTGCGGCACCTGAGCGGCTACAACCACGTCGCGGGAATTAACGTGCTGGGCGAGTGCCTGCCCTACGAGCACAATTACCTGGAACTCTCGGACGAACTCGACGCGCGGGGGCTGCCCAAGCCGCGCGTCCACTTCTCCTTCGGCGAGAACGAGAAGCGGATGACCGCCCACGCCGAGGCCCTGATGCGTGACCTGTGGGGCCGCATCGGCGCGCGGGACGTGTGGGCGCTGCCCCGCGCCGCGCACACGCTGGGCACAGCCCGTATGGGCCGCGATCCCGAGACCAGCGTGGTCAACCCGGTGGGCCGCAGCCACGACATCGAAAACCTGTGGATCTGCGACAACTCCACCTACCCCTCCTCGCTGAGCGTCAACCCCGCCCTGACCCAGATGGCCCTGAGCCTGCGGACGGCGGACGCGCTGCTGGACGGCCTGAAGCAGGCCTGA
- a CDS encoding Gfo/Idh/MocA family protein, with protein MTKPNTAERKDLQPLPEARTEQVGYAVLGIGTLTIDELLPAFAVGQRSRLAAVVSDDHEKAVATALAYGLTEADAYDYDRFEELQSRDDVHAVYIVLPNSLHRQYTERAARIGKHVLCEKPLAANPEDAEAMVGVCAEHRVKLMTAYRCQYTPHHWRARDLIQNGKLGQIKLIHSVNVQVEPNDGQWRLRDGLAGGGSLLDVGLYCLNTIRFLLAEEPSSVYAQTFSTPGDERFEEVEETVAWQMTFPSGVIAHCSCSYGAAHARTLDVFGVDARLTLDPAFDYTDLRLTVQTPETITEHRLPETDQFALEIDHFSACIEEDREPFTPGEEGLQDQRLMAAIYQSAREGRPIKLEKIEKKDAFRGSPPSQDFAERA; from the coding sequence ATGACCAAACCAAACACCGCCGAACGCAAAGACCTTCAGCCCCTGCCCGAGGCCAGAACGGAACAGGTGGGCTACGCTGTGCTGGGCATCGGCACGCTGACCATCGACGAACTGTTGCCCGCCTTCGCCGTGGGCCAGCGCTCCAGGCTGGCGGCGGTGGTCAGCGATGACCACGAGAAAGCCGTGGCCACTGCTCTGGCTTACGGCCTGACCGAGGCGGATGCCTACGACTATGACCGTTTCGAGGAATTGCAGTCGCGGGACGACGTTCACGCCGTGTACATCGTGCTGCCCAACAGCCTGCATCGTCAGTACACCGAGCGGGCCGCGCGAATCGGCAAGCATGTGCTGTGCGAGAAACCGCTGGCCGCCAATCCCGAGGACGCCGAGGCGATGGTGGGGGTCTGCGCCGAGCACAGGGTCAAGCTGATGACCGCCTACCGCTGCCAGTACACCCCGCACCACTGGCGGGCGCGCGATCTGATCCAGAACGGCAAACTGGGCCAGATCAAGCTGATTCACTCGGTCAACGTGCAGGTGGAGCCGAATGACGGTCAGTGGCGCCTGAGGGACGGGCTGGCGGGCGGCGGTTCGCTGCTGGACGTGGGGCTGTACTGCCTGAACACCATCCGCTTCCTGCTGGCCGAGGAGCCGTCTTCAGTGTACGCCCAGACCTTCAGCACGCCCGGCGACGAGCGCTTCGAGGAAGTCGAGGAAACCGTGGCGTGGCAGATGACCTTCCCCAGCGGCGTGATCGCGCACTGCTCTTGCTCCTACGGCGCGGCGCACGCCCGCACGCTGGACGTGTTCGGCGTGGACGCCCGCCTGACGCTTGACCCGGCCTTCGATTACACCGATCTGCGCCTGACGGTTCAGACCCCCGAGACCATCACCGAACACCGCCTGCCCGAAACCGATCAGTTCGCGCTGGAAATTGACCATTTCTCGGCGTGCATCGAGGAAGACCGCGAGCCGTTCACCCCCGGCGAGGAGGGCTTGCAGGATCAGCGGCTGATGGCCGCCATCTACCAGTCGGCGCGTGAAGGGCGGCCTATCAAGCTGGAGAAGATCGAGAAGAAGGATGCCTTCCGGGGTTCACCGCCCAGTCAGGACTTCGCCGAGCGGGCCTAG